The DNA window CGAAATCGCCGCTACGAAGCGGTGTTCCACCGCGCCCATGGCTTCGGCCGCGGCGGCGGTCAGGTCGGCGCGCTCGGAGCGTGGCTGATCGCAGTCGACCTCTTGCAGGCTGAGCACGTCCGGATCGAGGCGCTTCACGCAGTCGCGCAGCCGCTGGACGACGACGCCGTCACCCACGGTGCGCCCGTGCAGGATGTTGAACGTCGCCACACGCATATGTTTTCGCCTACCCACTTTCCCCCTCGTGCAGTCACTGCGGCACGTCCGTCCTTGGATCAGCGCGCGCCGGGAACCCCCTCGCGAGCGGCCACCGAGCGGCCGTCGCCGGTGTCGAACAGATCGATGACGACATCGCTGTCGCGGTAGCGGCCCATCGACGTCAGCCCGGGCGTTTGCGCGATGACGTCGTGGGCCGCGTCGCCGGTGAGTGGGTAATCGGCCACGGGGTGACGCCAGTGCGCGGCAACGATATTGGCGCCCGGTTGCAGCCTCGGACATTCTCGGCGCAGCACCTCGGCCAGCGTCTCGGCTTCCAGGTAGTAGGCGACTTCGCTGAGCACCAGCAGGTCGAACGGCCCGCCCGGCCACGCCGCGTCCAGCGACGAGCGCAGCAGCGTTACCCGCTCGCGGCAGCCGGCCTCGCGCAGCCGGGTGTCCGCGCCGCGCAACGCCGCCTCGGCGACATCCACGGCGGTCAGATGGTCACAGCGTTGCGCCAGCGTGGCGGTGAGTGTTCCGATCGAGCAGCCCGGCTCGAATCCGTTTCGGTAGCGGCGTTTCGGCAGCAGCCCAAGGGTGATCGCGTACTTGCGCTGTTCGTACCACCGCGTCGACAGCTGCCACGGATCATCCGTGCCGACATACATCTCGTCGAAGTAGGCGTCGGGCAGCCGTGCGGTCACCGAAATACGACCTCGCCCACCGCGAGCAGTCGGGGAAGCACGAAGCCCGGCAGAATCGGTGCCGATTGCCTTGCGTTGGGCTCGAACTGACTTCGATAGAGTTGCGCGGCCCGGCGCTTGCGCTCCGTCGCCCAGCCGGGCGCCGGAGCGCGGTAGGCCTGGTCCCACGGCACCGCCGGGTCGGCCGGAAGCGCCCAGTGCCACATCCACACCGGGTATTCCAGCAGCACGGCGCCGGTGCGCGCGCATGCGGTCGCTGCCGCGCGCCCCACGGCTTCGTGATCGGGATGGCCGTCGCCCCGCCATGTCGCCGCGCACCAGGTTGACGGACCGGCGGCCTCGAGGATTTCGGTCAGCGTCTCGGTTAGCCCGTCTTCGTGATCGGCCAGTTCACCGTCCGGCAGACCCAGGGATATCGGCGGGCGCGTCCCTAAAAGACTTGTGGCTCTGCGTAATTCGTACTTGCGGATGGTTTCCATGCGGAGTCGCTCGCACGCCGACGCGCCGGCGCGCGCGGCACCGCCGTCGCTGACGCAGACCACCTGGACGGCAACTCCCGCCGCGGTCAGTTGTGCGATCGTCGCACCCAGGCCCAGCGTTTCGTCGTCGGGGTGCGGGGCGACCACGATCAGCTGTGGACACTCCGTCAGGTCGAGGGCAGGTAGGGTCCTGTCCGTAAACGCGGCCAGCCACAACGGCGCCGGGGTGCCGCTGTGGGTCAGCGGTTTGACCGCGAATCTGGCGCAGTTGCCCGCCTGCAGGGTTTTCATGGGGTCCTCATCGTCTGCTGGCCCGCCAGTCGCCCGAGCTCGGCCAGATCCCGTTCGGCGTGGCTTTGCCGGATGTAGATGCTCAGATCGGCGACCCGTTGCGCGTGCCGGCCATCCTGGCACAGCGGGCCGGGTCCCAACGCGCGTCCGGTGCGGGTGATGGCCTCGTCGACCGCGTGTTCCACAACCGTGCGGACGCGGCGGGCCAGCAGCTGCGCCCGGCCGGACCGGTCGAACGGGTCGTCGTCGACCTGACTCGCGGCCACGGCCAGGATCGCATCGCTGGCGGCCAGCGCGGCATCCACGGCGCCCAAGTGCGCCAGCGAGTAGGCATCGGCTGATTGGCTTGCGGCACAACGATATAGCGGATCGGCGACCCTGCGGGCGCCGCCGAGCCAACAGGCGGCCACGCCGATGGCGCCGTGCCAGAACCCGGGCCGGGTCAGGTACTCGCCGGGATCGCCCACGGCCACGGCGTGAGTGTTGGTGAACTGGACCGGCCTGGTGTCGCTGCCGGCCATCCCGGCGTTCCACCAGGTGCTGGGCAACGCCTTGACCGTCGGGTCGGTCGCGGTCACCGCGAACAGGCCGCGGGTGCCGTCGGCGAGCCGCCCGGTCACCAGCGCATGGGTGCAGAACCCCGCGCCCGAACACCACACTTTGGTGCCGTTGAGCACAAAGGCGCCGTTGGTGTCGGTCGCCGTCAGCACCGCGTCCGGGGCTTCGGCCGCCCACACGCCCCACAGCTGTCCCGGCTCGGGCGGCTTGCCGCCCAGCTCATGCAGTATCGCGACGGCATCGACGTGCGCCTCGGCGACCCGGGCAGCGACGATGTTGTCTTCGGCCAGGTGGGCCAGCCGTTGCCAGCGCTCGGCGGTGCGCCCGGAGGCGGGTAGCGGAAGCTCGAGTCGTCCCGACTCCAGCCAGTGTTTGACCAAACCCGCCGTCACGCGCAATCACCCGCCGCCGATCTCCCCAATTGCCTGAGGTGATGGGCGAATCCCATGGGCGCCCGGCCCTGGGTTCGCGCCGAAGTGATCACCGACAATTCGGTGTCTCGATGTATGCGATAGCCGGCGTTTTCGAACCGCTCGACCAGATCGACATCCTCGCCCGTCGGCAAGGTGCGGAAGCCGCCGACACGCCAGTACGCCCGGGCGCTGAAGCCCATGTTGGCGCCGTGGATGTGCTCGTGATCGTCGTGTCCATGTACGGGCTCCGCTTGGTAGCAACGCATATAGCGGTCGACTACGTCGGCGGTGTGGTGACGCCAGTCGGTGACGCGCACGACGCCCAGGACCATGTCCGCGCCCACCCCCAGCTGATGGACCAGCCAGCCGGGGTCCACCCGACTGTCGGCGTCCGTGGTGGCAAACCAGCTTCTGCAGTCGTCGCCCAATAGTGATCGGGCGTAACCGAAACCGACGGCGCGCGCCGTGCCGACGTTGTGCACGTCGACGCTGATGAAGTGCACATCGGGACCGTATTCACCGGCCAGCTCGTCGCTGCCGTCGTTGGAGTCGTCCAGCACCGCGACGATGGTGACCGGAATCGGCGCACACAGTGCGGCGGTGAGAACCGCGCGCAGACAGGCCGGCAGCTTTGCCCGTTCGTTGTGGGCGGGGATCACTACGGCGGCAGCGTCATAGGCGCGTGGCGCGGCGGTTGACATAACCCCAGGATTTCCCAACTGGGCGTAAGTTAAACAGCCTTACCACCCGTTTCAGGTGGCCCCGCCCGTTCCAGGTTGCCCCCACCGCAGGCCGGGTAAGACCTAGGCACCATGGCAGCCACTGAAGCTCACACGGGCGCAACCGCGTGCACCACACCGTTACGCGACGCGCTGCGCGGCGCGGCGTCGGCACTCAAGGAGAACGGGCCACGCTTCGCCCTGGCCGGCAGCTACGCGTTATGGGCTTACGGCGCACCGGAACCCAGCCACGATGTGGACCTGGTGGTGGCGGAGTCCGATGTAGAAGCGGCCGTGGCGACGCTGGCCGGCGCCGGGTTCGCCATCGAGCGCCCGCCGGAGGATTGGCTGTTCAAGGCCCGCAGGGCGGACGTGCTGGTCGACGTCCTGCACCGGCTCAACGGAGTGCCCGTCGATGCCGGGTTGCTGGACAAGGCCGAACAGCACGACGTGTTGACCATCAGCATGCCGGTGCTGCCGCCCACCATGGTGCTCGTCCAGCAGCTGCGAGCGCTGAACGAGCATTACTGCGACTTCGCCAAGTTGCTGCCGGCCGTGCGCGCGGTGCGCGAACGGCTCGACTGGGAGGCCGTCACAGCGCTGACCGCCGACAACGATTACGCGGTCGCGTTTTTGGTGCTGGCCGACCGCCTCGGCCTGACCGGCTAGTGATTACGCAGCTTGGCGACGAGCTTGTCTTTGGTCAGGCTCGAATAGCCGGACATGCCAAGCTCTTTGGCGCGCTTCCTGAGTTCTGGGACGGTCCAGTCCTGGTAAGACCCGGATTTGCCGCCCTTGCGGGCGACCGACGACTTACCCCGCCCGGCCGCCGCATTAGAAATCCGCGCGGCCTTCTCTTTCGAGTCGCCCTGCTTGCGGAGGTCCTGGTACAGCTTTTCATTCTTGATCGACGAACGCGGCATGATTCATCCTCCTGTCCACGATGAGCGTCCTAACTGTGCTGAATGCCCGCCCCGACCGCATCAAAAACCACGTCCTTAGGCCGGTATCGGGTCGGTGTGCCGCTCCCAGCAGCGGTGCCGGGCCAGCGCGGCGACGAATTCATCGACGAAGCGGTCCGGCAACTCGTCGGCAGCGGCCGTGGTGGTGATGACGGCCTGATCCTCGAGCACGTCGGTGTCCTCGGCCAGCCGATTGGTGATCCCCGCGGTGCGCAGCAGGTCGACGCCCGCCCCATAGGCACCGATGGGCTTCAGATGTTTGTAGGCCTCGGTGACGAAGTGCACGGCGTAGCCGTCGTTGGACAGCGTCGCTACGGAGCGCGGCCCGCACGCCACCACGACGGCGTCGTACAGCACCGAAGCCATCGTCGTGAACGATCGGTCGACGGCCAGCTCGCCGCCGGATCCACCGGCCAGGGTGCCGCCGGCGACCGGGGCCAAGACCTCGACCACCGCGCCGCGCTCGCCCAGCTGCCCGATGAAGCGTTGGGTCCCCACCACGTCGACTCCGTCGGCGGCCAGCACGGCGATCTTGCGCGAGGCGATGGTGTCGCTGACACCGACTTGGGAGAGCGCCGGTGACGCGGCCACCCGATCGTCCACCGGCTCCTCGGGCGGGGTGGGCAGCCCCAGTTTCGCCGCCACCTGGCCGGCCAGCCCACCGTCGACGCGCGCGAGTTGTTCCACTACGGCCGAACGGATCTCGGGAACTTCGACCTTGCCCAGTTCGAAGGCGAACGCGGCGACGATGTGTTCGGCCTCGACCGGCGACATGCTCTGCCAGAACATGCGCGCCTGGCTGTAGTGATTCTCAAAGGACTTGGCGCGCTTGCGCATTGCCTGCCCATCCAGCCGCTCGGTGTAGTGGCGGAACACGTTCTCGTCGGCCAGTGCCGGGCAGCCGCCGCCGATGCTGTTCTTGGAGTAGCTGGTGCGGCCCTGCGGGATCGCGTGCTGTCCGTAACCGTCATGCTGGTTGGTGCGGACCTCGGCGACCGGCCGGTTGACCGGCAGCTGGGCGAAGTTGGGACCGCCCAGGCGGATCAGCTGAGTGTCCAGATAGGAGAAGTTGCGGAATTGCAGCAGCGGATCGTTCGTGAAATCGATGCCGGGCACCACGTTCGCTGTGTGGAACGCCACTTGCTCGGTCTCGGCGAAGAAGTTGTCCGGGTTGCGATTCAACACCATCTTGCCCACTGGCCGGACCGGAACCTGTTCCTCGGGAATGATTTTGGTCGCGTCGAGCAGGTCGAAATCGAACTTGAACTCGTCCTCCTCTGCGACCAGCTGCACGCCGAGCTCCCACTCCGGGTACTGGCCCGACTCGATCGCCTCCCATAGGTCGCGGCGGTTGTAATCGGGATCTTTGCCGGCGATCTTCTGGCATTCGTCCCAGATCAGCGAGTGCACGCCGAGCCGCGGCTTCCAGTGGAACTTCACGAAAGTTCCTTCACCGCTGCTGTTTACCAGCCGGAAGGTGTGCACGCCGAAACCTTGCATCATGCGGTAACTGCGCGGCAACGCCCGG is part of the Mycobacterium mantenii genome and encodes:
- a CDS encoding DUF7218 family protein; this translates as MPRSSIKNEKLYQDLRKQGDSKEKAARISNAAAGRGKSSVARKGGKSGSYQDWTVPELRKRAKELGMSGYSSLTKDKLVAKLRNH
- a CDS encoding SAM-dependent methyltransferase translates to MTARLPDAYFDEMYVGTDDPWQLSTRWYEQRKYAITLGLLPKRRYRNGFEPGCSIGTLTATLAQRCDHLTAVDVAEAALRGADTRLREAGCRERVTLLRSSLDAAWPGGPFDLLVLSEVAYYLEAETLAEVLRRECPRLQPGANIVAAHWRHPVADYPLTGDAAHDVIAQTPGLTSMGRYRDSDVVIDLFDTGDGRSVAAREGVPGAR
- a CDS encoding nucleotidyltransferase family protein; amino-acid sequence: MAATEAHTGATACTTPLRDALRGAASALKENGPRFALAGSYALWAYGAPEPSHDVDLVVAESDVEAAVATLAGAGFAIERPPEDWLFKARRADVLVDVLHRLNGVPVDAGLLDKAEQHDVLTISMPVLPPTMVLVQQLRALNEHYCDFAKLLPAVRAVRERLDWEAVTALTADNDYAVAFLVLADRLGLTG
- a CDS encoding PIG-L deacetylase family protein; amino-acid sequence: MKTLQAGNCARFAVKPLTHSGTPAPLWLAAFTDRTLPALDLTECPQLIVVAPHPDDETLGLGATIAQLTAAGVAVQVVCVSDGGAARAGASACERLRMETIRKYELRRATSLLGTRPPISLGLPDGELADHEDGLTETLTEILEAAGPSTWCAATWRGDGHPDHEAVGRAAATACARTGAVLLEYPVWMWHWALPADPAVPWDQAYRAPAPGWATERKRRAAQLYRSQFEPNARQSAPILPGFVLPRLLAVGEVVFR
- a CDS encoding catalase, which produces MATDQNPKQRDLEPARFRRDTGYLTTQQGVRVHHTDDSLTAGERGPTLLEDFHAREKMTHFDHERIPERVVHARGAGAYGYFEPYDDWLADYTAAKFLISPGVQTPVFVRFSTVAGSRGSADTVRDVRGFATKFYTEQGNYDLVGNNFPVFFIQDGIKFPDFVHAVKPEPHNEIPQAQSAHDTLWDFVSLQPETLHTIMWLMSDRALPRSYRMMQGFGVHTFRLVNSSGEGTFVKFHWKPRLGVHSLIWDECQKIAGKDPDYNRRDLWEAIESGQYPEWELGVQLVAEEDEFKFDFDLLDATKIIPEEQVPVRPVGKMVLNRNPDNFFAETEQVAFHTANVVPGIDFTNDPLLQFRNFSYLDTQLIRLGGPNFAQLPVNRPVAEVRTNQHDGYGQHAIPQGRTSYSKNSIGGGCPALADENVFRHYTERLDGQAMRKRAKSFENHYSQARMFWQSMSPVEAEHIVAAFAFELGKVEVPEIRSAVVEQLARVDGGLAGQVAAKLGLPTPPEEPVDDRVAASPALSQVGVSDTIASRKIAVLAADGVDVVGTQRFIGQLGERGAVVEVLAPVAGGTLAGGSGGELAVDRSFTTMASVLYDAVVVACGPRSVATLSNDGYAVHFVTEAYKHLKPIGAYGAGVDLLRTAGITNRLAEDTDVLEDQAVITTTAAADELPDRFVDEFVAALARHRCWERHTDPIPA
- a CDS encoding acyl-CoA dehydrogenase family protein → MTAGLVKHWLESGRLELPLPASGRTAERWQRLAHLAEDNIVAARVAEAHVDAVAILHELGGKPPEPGQLWGVWAAEAPDAVLTATDTNGAFVLNGTKVWCSGAGFCTHALVTGRLADGTRGLFAVTATDPTVKALPSTWWNAGMAGSDTRPVQFTNTHAVAVGDPGEYLTRPGFWHGAIGVAACWLGGARRVADPLYRCAASQSADAYSLAHLGAVDAALAASDAILAVAASQVDDDPFDRSGRAQLLARRVRTVVEHAVDEAITRTGRALGPGPLCQDGRHAQRVADLSIYIRQSHAERDLAELGRLAGQQTMRTP
- a CDS encoding glycosyltransferase; protein product: MSTAAPRAYDAAAVVIPAHNERAKLPACLRAVLTAALCAPIPVTIVAVLDDSNDGSDELAGEYGPDVHFISVDVHNVGTARAVGFGYARSLLGDDCRSWFATTDADSRVDPGWLVHQLGVGADMVLGVVRVTDWRHHTADVVDRYMRCYQAEPVHGHDDHEHIHGANMGFSARAYWRVGGFRTLPTGEDVDLVERFENAGYRIHRDTELSVITSARTQGRAPMGFAHHLRQLGRSAAGDCA